A genome region from Streptomyces pratensis includes the following:
- a CDS encoding beta-galactosidase, with amino-acid sequence MTPASERHWLRPPSDDRPASFAYGADYNPEQWPREVWKDDVRLMREAGVTVVSVAIFSWARLQPAEDRWDFEWLDEVLDLLHGNGIAVDLATATASPPPWLTTLHPEILPVTRTGETLSQGARQHWRPTSPVFRTYALRLVEAMATRYANHPAVVAWHISNELGCHNIYDYSDDAARAFRDWLRTRYVTLDELNRAWATSFWSQHYGDWEQIQPPRLAASHANPTQQLDFKRFSSDALKDYLRAEREVLRRITPDIPATTNFMVMGGTKGMNYPEWAEEIDFVSNDHYAHPGPQRLDELSFSASLTHSIAQGKPWFLMEHSTSAVNWQPVNVPKREGELARDSLVHVAHGADAVCFFQWRQSAAGAEKHHSAMVPHAGPDSEVFRAVAALGRTLETLTPVTGSVREPARAALVYDWDSWWAVERDSQPSSLLSYRQEALDWYSAFLTLGVRVDVVTPATDLTGYDFVAAPVLHVVPQALADRLDAYVRGGGHLATTYYSGVVDENDHVHLGGYPGALRELLGIRIEEFGPLLEDVDVRLDNGLTGTLWTDRIDLTDPQVTVLARYGSGDQAGRPAITRRALADGGSAAYVSTRLGSHGLPDVLRPLLAGAGVLSELPAEARGRVELTVRKDGSHAYWFLVNRTDEPVGFDAVTGEVLTGPSRTAEGGLVLPPRRVAVLRVATGTTPFPPAGA; translated from the coding sequence ATGACCCCCGCCTCCGAGCGCCACTGGCTGCGCCCGCCCTCCGACGACCGCCCCGCGAGCTTTGCCTACGGGGCCGACTACAACCCGGAGCAGTGGCCGCGCGAGGTGTGGAAGGACGACGTCCGGCTGATGCGCGAGGCCGGGGTCACCGTCGTCTCCGTCGCCATCTTCTCCTGGGCGCGTCTGCAACCGGCCGAGGACCGCTGGGACTTCGAATGGCTGGACGAGGTACTCGATCTGCTCCACGGCAACGGGATCGCGGTGGACCTCGCCACCGCCACCGCCTCGCCGCCGCCGTGGCTCACCACCCTGCACCCGGAGATCCTGCCGGTCACCCGTACCGGTGAGACCCTCTCCCAAGGCGCGCGACAGCACTGGCGGCCCACCTCACCCGTCTTCCGCACGTACGCGCTGCGGCTGGTGGAGGCCATGGCCACCCGCTACGCGAACCACCCCGCCGTGGTCGCCTGGCACATCTCCAACGAGCTCGGCTGCCACAACATCTACGACTACTCCGACGACGCCGCCCGGGCCTTCCGCGACTGGCTGCGCACCCGCTACGTCACACTGGACGAACTCAACCGGGCCTGGGCGACGTCCTTCTGGTCGCAGCACTACGGGGACTGGGAGCAGATCCAGCCGCCGCGACTGGCCGCGAGCCACGCCAACCCGACCCAGCAGCTCGACTTCAAGCGCTTCTCCTCCGACGCGCTGAAGGACTACCTCCGGGCCGAGCGCGAGGTGCTGCGCCGGATCACCCCCGACATCCCCGCCACCACCAACTTCATGGTGATGGGCGGCACCAAGGGGATGAACTACCCCGAGTGGGCGGAGGAGATCGACTTCGTCTCCAACGACCACTACGCCCACCCCGGGCCGCAGCGTCTCGACGAGCTCTCCTTCTCCGCATCCCTCACCCACTCGATCGCCCAGGGCAAGCCGTGGTTCCTCATGGAGCACTCGACGAGCGCGGTCAACTGGCAGCCCGTCAACGTGCCCAAGCGCGAGGGTGAGCTCGCCCGTGACTCCCTGGTCCACGTGGCCCACGGAGCCGACGCGGTCTGCTTCTTCCAGTGGCGGCAGTCCGCCGCCGGCGCCGAGAAGCACCACTCCGCGATGGTGCCCCACGCCGGTCCGGACAGCGAGGTGTTCCGTGCGGTGGCCGCCCTCGGCCGGACTCTGGAGACACTCACCCCGGTCACGGGTTCCGTCCGCGAGCCGGCCCGCGCGGCTCTGGTGTACGACTGGGACTCCTGGTGGGCCGTCGAACGCGACTCCCAGCCGTCCTCACTGCTGAGCTACCGGCAGGAGGCGCTCGACTGGTACTCGGCCTTCCTGACCTTGGGGGTCCGGGTGGACGTCGTCACGCCCGCCACCGACCTCACCGGCTACGACTTCGTCGCGGCCCCCGTCCTGCACGTCGTCCCCCAGGCCCTGGCCGACCGGCTGGACGCCTACGTGCGCGGCGGCGGCCATCTCGCCACCACCTACTACTCGGGTGTCGTCGACGAGAACGACCACGTCCACCTCGGCGGATACCCGGGGGCGCTGCGCGAACTGCTGGGCATCCGCATCGAGGAGTTCGGCCCCCTGCTGGAGGACGTGGACGTACGGCTCGACAACGGTCTGACCGGCACCCTGTGGACGGACCGGATCGACCTGACCGACCCCCAGGTCACGGTGCTCGCACGCTACGGGAGCGGGGACCAGGCAGGGCGCCCCGCCATCACCCGGCGGGCCCTGGCGGACGGCGGTTCCGCCGCCTACGTCTCCACGAGGCTGGGCAGCCACGGGCTGCCCGACGTGCTGCGGCCCCTGCTTGCCGGGGCCGGCGTGCTCAGCGAACTGCCCGCGGAGGCGCGCGGGCGGGTGGAGCTGACCGTACGGAAGGACGGTTCCCACGCGTACTGGTTCCTCGTGAACCGTACGGATGAGCCCGTCGGCTTCGACGCGGTGACCGGAGAGGTCCTCACGGGACCCTCGCGGACCGCCGAGGGCGGCCTGGTCCTTCCCCCGCGGCGGGTCGCCGTGCTCCGTGTGGCGACCGGGACCACGCCCTTCCCGCCGGCCGGCGCGTAG
- a CDS encoding ABC transporter substrate-binding protein: MRTMTRRAMRGVGLLCAAALSLTACGSSEDTGSDEAVSGGDLRAALKEGGSITVWAWEPTLKQVVSDFEKEYPKVKVKLVNAGTGNDQYTALQNAVQAGSGVPDVAQVEYYALGQFALGKSLEDLSRYGADEFKDDYSPGPWNSVTVGDAVYALPMDSGPMALFYNKKVLDKHQIATPTTWDEYLEAARALHAADPKAYIANDTGDAGFTTSMIWQAGGTPFKTRDTEVTVDLTADKGVTAFTEVWQKLLDEKLLAPIENWSDEWYKGLADGTIATLSTGAWMPANFVSGVESASGDWRAAALPQWEKGGEVSSENGGSSLAVMKAGKNKDLAYAFNEYANHSEGVQARIKAGAFPATTADLASPSFLDTPFPYFGGQKANEIFARSASQVPEDWSYLPFQVYANSIFNDSVGKAYVSDTKLAEGLKQWQKAAVTYGNDQGFSVNK, from the coding sequence ATGAGAACCATGACCAGACGCGCGATGCGTGGCGTCGGCCTGCTGTGCGCGGCCGCGCTGAGCCTCACCGCGTGCGGGTCCTCCGAGGACACAGGCTCCGACGAGGCCGTGTCGGGAGGCGATCTCCGGGCGGCCCTCAAGGAGGGCGGTTCCATCACGGTGTGGGCGTGGGAACCGACGCTGAAGCAGGTGGTCAGCGACTTCGAGAAGGAGTACCCCAAGGTCAAGGTGAAGCTGGTCAACGCCGGTACCGGCAACGACCAGTACACCGCCCTGCAGAACGCCGTACAGGCCGGATCCGGTGTGCCGGACGTCGCGCAGGTCGAGTACTACGCGCTCGGACAGTTCGCCCTCGGCAAGTCCCTCGAGGACCTCAGCCGCTACGGCGCCGACGAATTCAAGGACGACTACTCGCCGGGACCGTGGAACTCGGTCACCGTCGGCGACGCCGTGTACGCCCTGCCCATGGACTCCGGCCCGATGGCGCTCTTCTACAACAAGAAGGTGCTGGACAAGCACCAGATCGCCACGCCCACCACCTGGGACGAGTACCTCGAGGCGGCCCGCGCCCTGCACGCGGCGGACCCGAAGGCCTACATCGCCAACGACACCGGTGACGCCGGCTTCACCACCAGCATGATCTGGCAGGCCGGCGGCACCCCCTTCAAGACGCGCGACACCGAGGTGACGGTCGACCTCACCGCCGACAAGGGTGTCACCGCCTTCACCGAGGTCTGGCAGAAGCTCCTCGACGAGAAGCTCCTCGCACCGATCGAGAACTGGAGCGACGAGTGGTACAAGGGCCTGGCCGACGGCACGATCGCCACGCTCTCCACCGGCGCCTGGATGCCCGCCAACTTCGTCTCGGGCGTCGAGTCGGCCTCCGGCGACTGGCGCGCCGCGGCGCTCCCGCAGTGGGAGAAGGGCGGTGAGGTCAGCTCCGAGAACGGCGGCAGCTCCCTCGCGGTGATGAAGGCGGGCAAGAACAAGGACCTGGCGTACGCGTTCAACGAGTACGCCAACCACTCGGAGGGCGTCCAGGCACGCATCAAGGCCGGCGCCTTCCCCGCGACCACGGCAGACCTTGCCTCCCCGTCGTTCCTCGACACCCCCTTCCCGTACTTCGGTGGCCAGAAGGCGAACGAGATCTTCGCCCGGTCCGCCAGCCAGGTACCGGAGGACTGGTCCTACCTGCCTTTCCAGGTGTACGCGAACTCCATCTTCAACGACTCCGTGGGCAAGGCGTACGTCTCCGACACCAAGCTGGCCGAAGGGCTGAAGCAGTGGCAGAAGGCCGCCGTCACCTACGGCAACGACCAGGGCTTCAGCGTCAACAAGTGA
- a CDS encoding discoidin domain-containing protein, with protein sequence MRAQRWRWRALSAVVTTSLLMIGWPSFTAAAADGPNIAAGRSAAAGSAGGEYVARNVTDGDQSTYWEGSGGTLPQWVQTDLGSAARVDEVTLKLPAGWESRQQTLSLQGSADGTSFSTLKTSAAYTFAPGVSNAVKISFPATQTRFVRVNITANTGWRNAQLSELEVRAAGESSANLAAGRTLKASSHTETYVAANGNDGNRASYWESRNNELPQWIQADLGSSVRVDRVVLRLPDGWEQRTQTLKIQGSVNGSDFSDLTASKAYSFGPAGGQSATISFDATTTRYVRVLVTANSVQPAAQLSELEVYGPTTGDTQAPTAPSGLAFTEPSTGQIKLTWTASSDDTGVTGYDIYAGNTLLTTVAGDVTTFTDTRPVSESVSYHVRARDAAGNQSGNSNSVTRAGDSGDTQAPTAPSGLVFTEPSTGQIKLTWTASSDDKGVTGYDVYANNVLRKTVAGDVTTYTDTQSAATTVSYVVRAKDAAGNISGASNTVTRNGSTSAASNLAVSKPITASSVVHTFVAANANDNSLTTYWEGAGGSYPNTLTVKLGANADTESVVVKLNPDSSWGSRTQNIQVLGREQDATSFTSLAAAKDYAFSPATGNTVTIPVTARVADVQLKFTSNTGSGAGQVAEFQVLGAAAPNPDLQVSAVTSSPAAPVESDAVTLSATVRNTGAVASPAGKLDFELGGSKVATASVGALAAGASAQVSAGIGARDAGSYTLGAVVDPAGEIIEQNETNNRFTAASPLVVKPVSSSDLVSGGVGTSPSAPSNGDTVTFSVAVRNQGSVASASGSHGITLTLVDSKGATVKTLTGAHDGAIAAGATTAPVPLGTWTAANGSYTVKVVLADDANELPVKRANNTSTESLFVGRGANMPYEMYEAEDGVAGGGAKVVGPNRTVGDIAGEASGRKAVTLDSTGNYVEFTTRATTNTLVTRFSVPDSAGGGGIESKLNVYVDGTFLKAIDLTSKYAWLYGNETGPGNDPGSGAPRHIYDEANVMLGKTVPAGSRIRLQKDASNTSTYAIDFVSLEQVSQVANPDPATYTVPSGFTHQDVQNALDKVRMDTTGKLVGVYLPAGDYSTSSKFQVYGKAVKVAGAGPWFTRFRAPSTQDNTDIGFRAEAGAKGSSFSDFAYFGNYTSRIDGPGKVFDFSNVSDIVIDNIWNEHMVCLYWGANTDNITIKNSRIRNMFADGINMTNGSTDNHVTNNEARATGDDSFALFSAIDAGGSDMKNNVYENLTSILTWRAAGLAVYGGYDNTFRNIHIADTLVYSGITVSSLDFGYPMNGFGTGPTAIQNVSVVRSGGHFWGSQTFPGIWLFSASKVFQGIRISNVDIVDPTYSGIMFQTNYVGGQPQFPIKDTVLTDISISGARKSGDAFDAKSGFGLWANEMPEAGQGPAVGEVTFNGLKLSGNAQDVKNTTSTFKIDIKP encoded by the coding sequence ATGAGAGCCCAACGCTGGAGATGGCGAGCCCTTTCCGCCGTCGTCACGACCAGTCTTCTGATGATCGGATGGCCGTCGTTCACCGCTGCCGCGGCAGACGGCCCCAACATCGCCGCAGGCCGGAGCGCGGCGGCGGGCAGCGCGGGCGGCGAGTACGTCGCCAGGAACGTGACCGACGGCGATCAGTCGACATACTGGGAGGGCTCCGGCGGCACCTTGCCGCAGTGGGTCCAGACCGACCTCGGCTCCGCCGCACGGGTCGACGAGGTGACGCTGAAGCTCCCGGCGGGCTGGGAGAGCAGGCAGCAGACCCTCTCGCTCCAGGGAAGCGCCGACGGCACCAGCTTCTCGACGCTCAAGACCTCCGCGGCGTACACCTTCGCCCCCGGCGTCTCCAACGCGGTGAAGATCTCCTTCCCGGCCACGCAGACCCGCTTCGTGCGGGTGAACATCACGGCCAACACGGGCTGGCGGAACGCCCAGCTCTCCGAGCTGGAGGTGCGTGCGGCGGGGGAGTCGTCGGCGAACCTCGCCGCGGGCCGGACGCTCAAGGCGAGCAGTCACACCGAGACGTACGTGGCCGCCAACGGGAACGACGGCAACCGCGCCAGTTACTGGGAGAGCAGGAACAACGAACTCCCGCAGTGGATCCAGGCCGACCTCGGCTCCTCGGTCCGTGTCGACCGGGTCGTGCTCCGGCTGCCGGACGGCTGGGAGCAGCGGACCCAGACGCTGAAGATCCAGGGCAGCGTCAACGGCTCGGACTTCAGTGACCTGACTGCGTCCAAGGCGTACAGCTTCGGTCCCGCGGGCGGTCAGTCGGCGACGATCTCCTTCGACGCGACCACCACCCGCTACGTGCGGGTACTCGTCACCGCCAACTCCGTCCAGCCCGCCGCCCAGTTGTCGGAACTGGAGGTCTACGGACCCACCACAGGTGACACCCAGGCGCCCACCGCCCCGTCCGGCCTGGCGTTCACCGAGCCGTCCACCGGGCAGATCAAGCTGACCTGGACGGCGTCCTCGGACGACACCGGCGTCACCGGCTACGACATCTACGCCGGCAACACCCTGCTGACCACCGTCGCGGGTGACGTCACCACGTTCACGGACACCCGCCCGGTGAGCGAGAGCGTGAGCTATCACGTCCGGGCCAGGGACGCCGCGGGCAACCAGTCAGGCAACAGCAACTCCGTGACCCGCGCGGGCGACTCCGGCGACACGCAGGCGCCCACCGCACCGTCCGGCCTGGTGTTCACCGAGCCCTCGACCGGGCAGATCAAGCTGACCTGGACGGCGTCCTCGGACGACAAGGGCGTCACCGGCTACGACGTCTACGCCAACAACGTGCTCCGCAAGACCGTGGCGGGCGACGTCACCACCTACACCGACACCCAGTCCGCGGCCACCACCGTCAGCTATGTGGTGCGTGCGAAGGACGCGGCGGGCAACATATCCGGTGCCAGTAACACGGTGACGCGCAACGGGTCCACGAGCGCCGCCTCCAACCTCGCCGTCTCCAAGCCGATCACCGCCTCCTCCGTGGTCCACACCTTCGTCGCCGCCAACGCCAACGACAACTCGCTCACCACGTACTGGGAAGGGGCCGGCGGCAGCTATCCCAACACCCTGACTGTCAAGCTCGGCGCCAACGCCGACACCGAGAGCGTCGTCGTCAAGCTCAACCCCGACAGCAGCTGGGGCTCGCGTACCCAGAACATCCAGGTTCTCGGACGTGAGCAGGACGCCACCTCGTTCACGAGCCTGGCCGCCGCCAAGGACTACGCGTTCAGTCCCGCGACGGGCAACACCGTGACGATCCCGGTCACCGCCCGGGTCGCCGACGTCCAGCTGAAGTTCACCTCCAACACCGGATCCGGCGCCGGTCAGGTCGCCGAGTTCCAGGTGCTCGGCGCTGCGGCTCCCAACCCGGACCTGCAGGTCTCGGCAGTCACCTCGTCACCGGCGGCGCCCGTGGAGTCGGACGCCGTCACGCTTTCGGCGACCGTACGCAACACGGGCGCCGTCGCCTCTCCCGCCGGCAAGCTGGACTTCGAGCTCGGCGGCTCCAAGGTGGCCACCGCCTCGGTGGGCGCCCTCGCCGCAGGTGCCTCGGCCCAGGTCTCCGCAGGAATCGGAGCGCGCGACGCGGGCAGCTACACGCTGGGCGCGGTCGTCGACCCGGCAGGCGAGATCATCGAGCAGAACGAGACCAACAACCGCTTCACCGCCGCTTCCCCGCTGGTGGTGAAGCCGGTCTCCAGCTCCGACCTCGTCTCCGGCGGGGTCGGGACCTCCCCGTCGGCCCCGTCGAACGGTGACACGGTCACCTTCTCCGTCGCCGTCAGGAACCAGGGCTCGGTGGCTTCCGCGAGCGGCAGCCACGGCATCACCCTGACCCTGGTCGATTCCAAGGGCGCCACGGTGAAGACCCTCACCGGCGCGCACGACGGGGCCATCGCGGCCGGGGCCACGACGGCGCCCGTCCCCCTCGGTACCTGGACGGCCGCCAACGGCTCGTACACGGTGAAGGTGGTGCTCGCAGACGACGCCAACGAACTGCCGGTGAAGCGCGCGAACAACACCAGCACCGAGTCGCTGTTCGTAGGCCGTGGCGCCAACATGCCGTACGAAATGTACGAGGCGGAGGACGGCGTCGCCGGCGGTGGCGCGAAGGTCGTCGGCCCCAACCGGACCGTCGGCGACATCGCGGGTGAGGCGTCCGGCCGTAAGGCGGTCACCCTCGACAGCACCGGCAACTACGTGGAGTTCACCACCAGGGCGACCACCAACACCCTGGTCACCCGGTTCTCCGTGCCGGACTCCGCGGGCGGCGGGGGCATCGAATCGAAGCTGAACGTCTACGTCGACGGCACCTTCCTCAAGGCCATCGACCTCACCTCGAAGTACGCCTGGCTGTACGGGAACGAGACCGGGCCGGGCAACGACCCGGGCTCCGGAGCGCCCCGGCACATCTACGACGAGGCGAACGTCATGCTGGGGAAGACCGTCCCGGCGGGCAGCAGGATCCGCCTCCAGAAGGACGCGTCCAACACCAGCACCTACGCCATCGACTTCGTCAGCCTGGAACAGGTCTCCCAGGTGGCGAACCCGGACCCCGCCACCTACACCGTGCCCTCGGGCTTCACCCACCAGGACGTCCAGAACGCCCTGGACAAGGTCCGGATGGACACCACGGGGAAGCTGGTCGGTGTGTACCTGCCGGCCGGTGACTACTCCACCTCCAGCAAGTTCCAGGTCTACGGAAAGGCCGTCAAGGTCGCCGGTGCCGGGCCCTGGTTCACGCGGTTCCGCGCCCCGTCCACTCAGGACAACACCGACATCGGGTTCCGTGCGGAGGCCGGCGCGAAGGGTTCGTCGTTCTCGGACTTCGCGTACTTCGGCAACTACACGTCCCGTATCGACGGACCGGGCAAGGTGTTCGACTTCTCCAACGTCTCCGACATCGTGATCGACAACATCTGGAACGAGCACATGGTGTGCCTCTACTGGGGCGCCAACACCGACAACATCACGATCAAGAACTCCCGGATCCGGAACATGTTCGCCGACGGCATCAACATGACCAACGGCTCCACGGACAACCACGTGACGAACAACGAGGCGCGGGCCACCGGGGACGACAGCTTCGCACTGTTCTCGGCGATCGACGCCGGCGGCTCGGACATGAAGAACAACGTGTACGAGAACCTCACGTCGATCCTCACCTGGCGGGCGGCCGGGCTGGCCGTGTACGGCGGCTACGACAACACCTTCCGCAACATCCATATCGCCGACACCCTGGTGTACTCCGGGATCACGGTCAGCTCCCTGGACTTCGGCTATCCGATGAACGGGTTCGGGACAGGCCCCACGGCGATCCAGAACGTGTCGGTCGTGCGCTCCGGCGGCCACTTCTGGGGATCGCAGACCTTCCCCGGGATCTGGCTGTTCTCGGCCTCAAAGGTCTTCCAGGGCATCCGGATCTCGAACGTGGACATCGTCGACCCGACGTACAGCGGGATCATGTTCCAGACGAACTACGTGGGAGGGCAGCCACAGTTCCCGATCAAGGACACGGTGCTCACCGACATCTCGATCTCCGGTGCGCGCAAGAGCGGCGACGCCTTCGACGCGAAGTCCGGCTTCGGGCTGTGGGCCAACGAGATGCCCGAGGCGGGTCAGGGCCCTGCCGTCGGTGAGGTCACCTTCAACGGGCTGAAGCTCAGCGGCAACGCCCAGGACGTGAAGAACACCACCTCCACCTTCAAGATCGACATCAAGCCGTAG
- a CDS encoding S8 family peptidase, which produces MRLRARWAPAALLLIAPLIGTTTATADTGETLVPVQKSARAVPGQYIVTLAPEQKPDAMAEQFGLSTLFTYSKVLHGFAASLTAAQLEQVRGAAGVQTVEENSEASVSPPAVKAAGKRAVAGSWGQDRIDQRNLPLDGTYDVAGTGQGVTAYILDTGIESAHSEFGGRVEAGYDAIGDGRNGEDCNGHGTHVAGTVAGATYGVAPEASLVPVRVLNCEGSGTWAGIIAGLDWIAQNAEQPAVVNASLGGPASSAVDDAFDALAAEGTLPVVAAGNEDQDACDVSPARADGVLAVGASDDQDRQATFSNWGTCVWLYAPGVDIVSANLGGGSTTLSGTSMASPHVAGAAALYKEQNPDAAPQEVADWLAAEATTDVLTGLGSGSPDRLLHTGGL; this is translated from the coding sequence ATGCGCCTGCGCGCCCGCTGGGCACCGGCCGCTCTACTGTTGATCGCCCCCCTGATCGGTACCACCACGGCCACGGCCGACACCGGCGAGACCCTTGTACCGGTGCAGAAGTCGGCCCGGGCCGTGCCCGGTCAGTACATCGTCACCCTCGCGCCCGAGCAGAAGCCGGACGCCATGGCCGAGCAGTTCGGTCTCAGTACCCTCTTCACGTACAGCAAGGTCCTGCACGGTTTCGCGGCCTCGCTCACGGCCGCCCAGCTCGAGCAGGTGCGCGGCGCGGCAGGAGTCCAGACCGTCGAGGAGAACAGTGAGGCCTCGGTCTCGCCGCCCGCCGTCAAGGCCGCCGGGAAGCGGGCCGTTGCGGGGAGCTGGGGGCAGGACCGCATCGACCAGCGGAACCTTCCGCTGGACGGCACCTACGACGTGGCCGGCACGGGTCAGGGCGTGACCGCGTACATCCTCGACACGGGCATCGAGTCCGCCCACAGCGAGTTCGGCGGCCGGGTGGAGGCCGGGTACGACGCGATCGGTGACGGCCGCAACGGCGAGGACTGCAACGGTCACGGCACGCACGTGGCCGGGACCGTCGCCGGCGCGACGTACGGTGTCGCGCCCGAAGCCTCCCTCGTGCCGGTGCGGGTGCTGAACTGCGAGGGCTCGGGCACGTGGGCCGGAATCATCGCGGGTCTCGACTGGATCGCCCAGAACGCCGAACAGCCGGCCGTGGTCAACGCCTCCCTCGGAGGGCCCGCGTCGTCGGCCGTCGACGACGCGTTCGACGCGCTCGCGGCGGAGGGCACGCTGCCCGTGGTCGCGGCGGGCAACGAGGACCAGGACGCCTGTGACGTCTCCCCGGCGCGCGCCGACGGCGTGCTCGCCGTCGGGGCGAGCGACGACCAGGACCGGCAGGCGACGTTCAGCAACTGGGGCACCTGTGTGTGGCTCTACGCCCCCGGCGTGGACATCGTGTCCGCGAACCTCGGCGGCGGTTCCACGACGCTCAGCGGAACGTCCATGGCCAGCCCGCACGTCGCCGGTGCCGCCGCTCTCTACAAGGAGCAGAACCCCGACGCGGCGCCGCAGGAGGTCGCCGACTGGCTGGCCGCCGAGGCGACCACGGACGTGCTGACGGGCCTGGGCTCCGGCTCGCCCGACCGGCTTCTCCACACCGGCGGTCTCTGA
- a CDS encoding carbohydrate ABC transporter permease yields the protein MTAVTPITTGRRPPARGSRSRRGRVGWIFVGPFMAVFALVFLAPIVYSLYLSFFRDQLVGGTSFVGLDNFQRAFEDEQFWAAVGRVTLFLAVQVPVMLGLALLVALALDSGRLYGKSFFRIAVFLPYAVPAVVATLMWGFIYGTRFGLVGNINEALGVSLPDPLSPSLVLASIGNIVTWEFIGYNMLIFYSALRVVPKSLYEAAEIDGAGQWRIITAVKIPAIRGALVIATIFSVIGSFQLFNEPSILQSLAPNAITTYFTPNLYTFTLSFSGRQQNYAATVSLVMGVVTMIIAYAVQLRGMRKEA from the coding sequence ATGACGGCCGTTACGCCGATCACGACCGGACGCCGCCCACCGGCGAGAGGCTCGCGCAGCCGTCGCGGGCGGGTCGGCTGGATCTTCGTCGGGCCGTTCATGGCCGTGTTCGCCCTGGTGTTCCTCGCCCCGATCGTCTATTCGCTGTATCTGAGCTTCTTCCGGGACCAGTTGGTCGGCGGCACGTCGTTCGTCGGCCTGGACAACTTCCAACGGGCCTTCGAGGACGAACAGTTCTGGGCGGCCGTGGGCCGGGTGACTCTCTTCCTCGCGGTGCAGGTGCCCGTCATGCTCGGGCTCGCCCTGCTCGTGGCCCTGGCCCTCGACAGCGGCAGGCTCTACGGGAAGAGCTTCTTCCGGATCGCCGTCTTCCTGCCGTACGCCGTGCCGGCCGTCGTCGCCACACTGATGTGGGGCTTCATCTACGGCACACGCTTCGGGCTGGTGGGGAACATCAACGAGGCCCTCGGTGTGTCGCTGCCCGACCCGCTCTCGCCCTCCCTGGTGCTGGCGAGCATCGGCAACATCGTCACCTGGGAGTTCATCGGCTACAACATGCTGATCTTCTACTCGGCGCTGCGTGTCGTCCCCAAGTCCCTCTACGAGGCCGCCGAGATCGACGGTGCCGGACAATGGCGGATCATCACGGCGGTCAAGATCCCCGCGATCCGGGGCGCGCTGGTGATCGCGACGATCTTCTCGGTGATCGGCAGCTTCCAGCTGTTCAACGAGCCCAGCATCCTGCAGAGCCTGGCGCCGAACGCGATCACGACCTACTTCACGCCCAACCTCTACACCTTCACGCTGTCCTTCTCCGGCCGGCAGCAGAACTACGCGGCCACGGTCTCCCTCGTCATGGGTGTCGTCACGATGATCATCGCCTACGCGGTCCAGCTGCGCGGCATGCGAAAGGAGGCGTGA
- a CDS encoding carbohydrate ABC transporter permease has product MSAPSFTAEQTSRRSTHRAPATRRAPRRRHTAGRPRRSMVLTLLMGLTALYALMPLAWLVINATKTQKGLLDSFGLWFSGDFALWDNISQTLTYDDGIFVRWFLNTLLYVVVGAGGATFLAVLGGYGLAKFDFAGKRAVFATVIGAVAVPATALAVPTFLMFSKMGLTNTPWAVIIPSLISPFGLYLMWVFAAEAVPTELLEAARMDGSGELRTFFRVALPLLTPGIVTVLLFTMVQTWNNYFLPLIMIKNPDWYPLTLGLNAWNQQASTAGGQPVFNLVITGSLLTIVPLIIAFLLLQRYWQSGLAAGSVKG; this is encoded by the coding sequence ATGAGCGCCCCTTCCTTCACCGCCGAGCAGACGTCCCGCCGGTCCACCCACCGCGCCCCGGCGACCCGCCGCGCCCCGCGCAGACGCCACACGGCCGGCCGCCCGCGCCGCAGCATGGTGCTCACGCTCCTCATGGGCCTGACCGCGCTCTACGCGCTCATGCCGCTGGCCTGGCTCGTCATCAACGCCACAAAGACGCAGAAGGGCCTCCTCGACTCGTTCGGCCTCTGGTTCAGCGGTGACTTCGCCCTCTGGGACAACATCTCGCAGACGCTCACCTACGACGACGGCATCTTCGTCCGCTGGTTCCTCAACACCCTGCTGTACGTGGTCGTGGGCGCGGGGGGAGCCACCTTCCTCGCGGTCCTCGGCGGCTACGGCCTGGCCAAGTTCGACTTCGCGGGCAAGCGCGCCGTCTTCGCCACCGTCATCGGCGCGGTGGCCGTTCCGGCGACCGCGCTGGCTGTCCCCACCTTCCTCATGTTCAGCAAGATGGGTCTCACCAACACGCCATGGGCCGTCATCATCCCATCCCTGATCTCACCGTTCGGGCTCTACCTCATGTGGGTGTTCGCCGCCGAGGCCGTCCCCACCGAGCTCCTGGAAGCGGCCAGGATGGACGGTTCCGGCGAACTGCGGACGTTCTTCCGCGTCGCGCTCCCCTTGCTGACGCCGGGCATCGTGACGGTGCTGCTGTTCACCATGGTGCAGACCTGGAACAACTACTTCCTGCCCCTGATCATGATCAAGAATCCGGACTGGTACCCGCTGACCCTGGGCCTGAACGCCTGGAACCAGCAGGCCTCCACCGCGGGCGGCCAGCCGGTCTTCAACCTGGTCATCACGGGCTCGCTGCTGACCATCGTGCCGTTGATCATCGCCTTCCTGCTGCTCCAGCGCTACTGGCAGTCCGGACTGGCGGCGGGCAGCGTCAAGGGGTGA